In Burkholderiales bacterium, one genomic interval encodes:
- the leuB gene encoding 3-isopropylmalate dehydrogenase: MKIAILPGDGIGPEIVAQAVKVMQALMREGLPLELEEAPIGGAGFDAAGDPLPEATLALARAADAVLLGAVGGPQYDALPRDKRPERGLLRIRKELNLFANLRPAVLYPELAAASTLRPEVIAGLDLMIVRELTGDVYFGQPRGIEVRNGERVGFNTMIYSESEIRRVAHVAFRIAQKRRRRLCSVEKANVLECSELWRQVMIEVSREYPDVELTHMYVDNAAMQLVRNPRQFDVIVTGNLFGDILSDEASMLTGSIGMLASASLDASNKGLYEPIHGSAPDIAGRDVANPLATILSVAMMLRYTLNQEEAAQRIEAAVKKVLAQGLRTADIYTEGMRKVSCSEMGDAVVANL, from the coding sequence ATGAAAATTGCAATTCTACCCGGCGACGGCATCGGTCCCGAAATCGTCGCCCAGGCGGTGAAGGTGATGCAAGCACTCATGCGCGAGGGGCTGCCGCTGGAGCTCGAGGAGGCGCCCATCGGCGGCGCCGGCTTCGATGCGGCGGGCGATCCGCTGCCCGAAGCCACCCTTGCCCTGGCGCGGGCGGCGGATGCGGTGCTGCTGGGGGCGGTGGGGGGACCCCAGTACGACGCACTGCCGCGGGATAAGCGGCCGGAGCGGGGCCTGTTGCGCATCCGCAAGGAACTCAACCTGTTCGCCAACCTGCGCCCGGCGGTGCTCTATCCCGAGCTCGCGGCTGCCTCCACCCTGCGCCCCGAAGTCATAGCGGGGCTTGACCTCATGATCGTGCGGGAGCTCACGGGGGATGTCTATTTCGGTCAGCCGCGGGGCATCGAGGTGCGCAATGGCGAGCGGGTCGGTTTCAACACCATGATCTATTCGGAATCGGAAATCCGCCGGGTGGCCCATGTGGCCTTCCGCATCGCCCAGAAGCGCCGGCGGCGTCTGTGCTCGGTGGAAAAGGCCAATGTCCTGGAATGTTCCGAACTGTGGCGGCAGGTGATGATCGAAGTCTCCAGGGAATATCCGGACGTGGAGCTCACCCACATGTACGTGGACAATGCCGCCATGCAGCTCGTGCGCAATCCCAGGCAGTTCGACGTCATCGTCACCGGCAACCTCTTCGGCGACATCCTCTCCGACGAGGCGTCGATGCTGACGGGTTCCATCGGCATGCTCGCCTCGGCTTCCCTGGATGCCAGCAACAAAGGGCTTTATGAGCCCATCCACGGCTCCGCGCCGGATATCGCCGGCCGCGACGTGGCCAACCCCCTGGCCACCATCCTTTCCGTGGCCATGATGCTGCGCTATACGCTCAACCAGGAGGAGGCGGCGCAGCGCATCGAGGCGGCCGTGAAGAAGGTGCTGGCGCAGGGCCTGCGCACCGCCGACATTTACACGGAAGGCATGCGCAAGGTGTCCTGCAGCGAAATGGGCGATGCCGTGGTGGCGAATCTTTGA
- a CDS encoding LysM peptidoglycan-binding domain-containing protein, with protein sequence MKPKQTLKRWLIAGALFAMPWASFAAGLGNITVISALGQPLRAEIDLIAVPKDEVDLLVPRIAPAEEYRRAGLERPEGAGALRLAVEKRPNGQPYLKVTSTQPINEPFLQLLIQLDWPGGRIFRGYTVLLDPPGLQERPAVATVTPPIPAAAPVAREAAAAPVAAPKPEPAAVAEKPSRRKAAARAPEPKPAPAKPEVLVKAVPPAPLTPAEQTFPHFEGEREVTPSATPAPAAVAPVAEQKTYRVKPGDTLAKIAQSVKPEGVSLEQMLVALFEANRQAFEGNNMNRLRSGQILRVPAAEEATAVSRTEAARQVKAHAADWNAYRQKLAAAAVSQPAESGQEASGRITTKVEEKAPEAKEPKDVLKLSQGEVPPGKGAVGAKGSAEGKALQDKLNAALEEAAAKEKALKEANSRIAELEKNIQDMKRLLEAQNQQLAELQKLAAASKAQAAAPVKAPELKAPEMKPAEEAAKPQEAAKAPEPKPLEAPKAAEEKPAEKAAQAPAAKPAAPPKPAPAKKPVVEPVPEPSFMEELLGNPVYVAGGGAVLIGGLLAALWAVGRRRKKALASFEDSIMTGGDLKANTVFGNTGGGQIDTGDTSFLTDFSQGGMGAIDTHDVDPIAEAEVYMAYGRDAQAEEILKEALNKDPNRHDVQLKLLEIYAGRRNKEAFETVATELYAATGGQGPIWEKAAELGRGLDPDNPLYAGGGASAAPVAAGAAAAAGAAAGAAAAAARTPSVDVTLDLEDESGVPLDQATVPSGLDTEVPLEFDLDTIAPAAPALQEAAGEGEKPEAAAAAEGTLEFDLNTIIPKAVEKQEGASTTEAPLSLELPELSLVTESQPQPGEGEPAKPAGTTEGLDFHFEIETPSEPTPAAAPPVAESAEALMPELDLSGIELEMPGEMTRELAAAPEGPATVPLEEAPTVAGQPDAWEEASTKLDLARAYLEMGDKEGAREILEEVVQEGGPEQQADARKLLATLA encoded by the coding sequence ATGAAACCTAAACAGACTCTGAAGCGTTGGCTGATTGCGGGTGCGCTTTTTGCCATGCCCTGGGCCTCTTTTGCTGCGGGGCTGGGCAACATCACCGTGATTTCGGCTCTGGGCCAGCCCCTGCGCGCCGAGATCGACCTCATTGCCGTGCCCAAGGACGAGGTGGACCTCCTCGTGCCCCGGATCGCGCCGGCGGAAGAATACCGCCGCGCGGGTCTGGAGCGGCCGGAGGGGGCGGGGGCGTTGCGGCTCGCGGTGGAGAAGCGCCCCAACGGCCAGCCCTACCTCAAGGTCACCTCGACGCAACCCATCAACGAGCCCTTCCTGCAGCTCCTCATCCAGTTGGACTGGCCCGGCGGCCGCATTTTCCGCGGCTACACCGTTCTCCTCGACCCGCCGGGTCTGCAGGAGCGTCCCGCTGTGGCCACGGTGACGCCACCCATCCCGGCCGCGGCACCCGTGGCGCGTGAGGCGGCTGCTGCCCCGGTGGCTGCGCCCAAGCCCGAGCCTGCCGCCGTGGCGGAAAAGCCTTCCCGCAGGAAGGCCGCGGCGCGGGCGCCGGAGCCGAAACCCGCGCCAGCCAAACCCGAAGTCCTGGTCAAGGCCGTGCCCCCCGCGCCCTTGACACCCGCAGAGCAGACCTTCCCCCACTTCGAGGGTGAGCGGGAAGTCACACCTTCCGCCACGCCGGCACCGGCGGCGGTGGCGCCCGTGGCGGAGCAGAAGACCTACCGGGTCAAGCCGGGGGACACCCTGGCGAAAATCGCCCAAAGCGTGAAGCCGGAGGGGGTGAGCCTGGAGCAGATGCTGGTTGCCCTCTTCGAGGCGAACCGCCAGGCCTTCGAGGGCAACAACATGAATCGCCTGCGCAGCGGCCAGATCCTGCGCGTGCCCGCGGCGGAGGAGGCGACCGCCGTCAGCCGCACTGAGGCGGCACGCCAGGTCAAGGCCCACGCCGCCGATTGGAATGCCTACCGGCAGAAGCTGGCGGCCGCGGCGGTGAGCCAGCCGGCGGAGTCCGGCCAGGAGGCAAGCGGCAGGATCACCACCAAGGTGGAGGAAAAGGCGCCCGAGGCCAAGGAGCCCAAGGACGTGCTCAAACTGTCCCAAGGTGAAGTCCCGCCCGGCAAGGGTGCGGTAGGCGCCAAGGGATCGGCGGAGGGCAAGGCGCTGCAGGACAAGCTCAATGCGGCGCTGGAAGAAGCCGCGGCAAAGGAAAAGGCCCTCAAGGAGGCCAACTCCCGCATTGCCGAGCTGGAGAAGAACATCCAGGACATGAAACGCCTGCTGGAAGCCCAGAACCAGCAACTCGCCGAACTGCAGAAGCTCGCCGCCGCCTCCAAGGCGCAGGCTGCGGCGCCGGTGAAGGCCCCCGAGCTGAAGGCACCTGAAATGAAGCCCGCGGAAGAGGCGGCCAAGCCCCAGGAGGCGGCCAAGGCGCCCGAGCCGAAGCCCCTGGAGGCGCCCAAGGCTGCCGAGGAAAAACCCGCGGAAAAAGCGGCGCAGGCCCCGGCGGCGAAGCCCGCTGCCCCGCCCAAACCTGCGCCGGCGAAGAAACCGGTGGTGGAGCCGGTGCCCGAGCCTTCCTTCATGGAAGAGCTGCTGGGCAATCCCGTCTATGTCGCCGGCGGCGGCGCGGTCCTCATCGGTGGGCTGCTTGCCGCCCTGTGGGCCGTGGGCCGGCGGCGCAAAAAAGCGCTGGCAAGCTTCGAAGACTCCATCATGACGGGGGGCGACCTCAAGGCCAACACCGTCTTCGGCAACACGGGTGGGGGTCAGATCGACACCGGCGATACCTCCTTCCTCACCGACTTCAGCCAGGGTGGCATGGGGGCCATCGACACCCACGACGTGGATCCCATTGCCGAAGCCGAGGTGTACATGGCCTACGGCCGGGATGCGCAGGCGGAGGAAATCCTCAAGGAAGCCCTCAACAAGGACCCCAACCGCCATGATGTCCAGCTCAAACTGCTGGAGATTTACGCCGGTCGCAGGAACAAGGAAGCCTTCGAGACCGTCGCCACCGAGCTCTATGCCGCGACCGGCGGGCAGGGTCCCATCTGGGAGAAGGCCGCGGAGCTGGGACGGGGGCTCGACCCGGACAATCCCCTCTACGCCGGTGGTGGCGCCTCCGCCGCGCCGGTCGCTGCCGGGGCTGCCGCCGCGGCGGGGGCTGCCGCGGGAGCAGCGGCAGCCGCTGCCAGGACGCCCAGCGTGGACGTCACCCTGGACCTTGAGGACGAAAGCGGCGTGCCCCTGGACCAGGCGACGGTCCCCAGTGGCCTGGATACCGAAGTGCCGCTGGAATTCGATCTCGACACCATTGCGCCGGCCGCTCCCGCTCTCCAAGAGGCGGCCGGGGAAGGGGAAAAGCCCGAGGCGGCTGCGGCAGCGGAAGGCACCCTGGAGTTCGACCTTAACACCATCATCCCCAAGGCGGTGGAGAAACAGGAAGGCGCCAGCACCACCGAAGCCCCCCTCTCCCTGGAGCTCCCCGAACTTTCTCTGGTGACGGAGAGCCAGCCGCAGCCCGGTGAAGGGGAGCCGGCGAAGCCCGCCGGGACCACCGAGGGGCTGGATTTCCACTTCGAGATCGAGACCCCCAGCGAACCCACTCCCGCTGCCGCGCCCCCGGTGGCGGAGTCAGCCGAAGCCCTCATGCCGGAGCTGGATCTCTCCGGCATCGAATTGGAGATGCCGGGGGAGATGACCCGGGAGCTTGCCGCGGCGCCCGAAGGGCCCGCCACCGTCCCGCTGGAGGAGGCGCCCACCGTGGCCGGCCAGCCCGATGCCTGGGAGGAAGCCTCCACCAAGCTCGACCTCGCCCGCGCCTACCTGGAAATGGGCGACAAGGAAGGGGCCCGGGAAATCCTGGAGGAAGTGGTGCAGGAAGGCGGCCCCGAACAGCAGGCTGACGCCAGGAAACTTCTCGCCACTTTGGCGTAA
- the asd gene encoding aspartate-semialdehyde dehydrogenase — MRTGFIGWRGMVGSVLMQRMREEKDFDLIEPVFFTTSNPGGRGPEVGREVPPLKDAYNLDELKAMQVIVTCQGGDYTKDVYPRLRAAGWQGYWIDAASTLRMEEDAVIILDPVNRRVIDAALARGVKTYVGGNCTVSLMLMALGGLFEQGLVEWISPMTYQAASGAGARNMRELLQQMGAIHAEVKDLLDDPASAILEIDRKVADFLRSDRFPLDAWPVPLAGSLIPWIDAQLASGQSREEWKAQVECNKILGRSDNPIPIDGLCVRIGAMRCHSQALTIKLTRDVPLADIHDILAAHNPWVKVVPNEREITMRELTPAAVTGTLTVPVGRLRKLNMGPQYLSAFTVGDQLLWGAAEPLRRMLRILLERQ; from the coding sequence GTGAGAACAGGATTCATCGGCTGGCGTGGCATGGTGGGCTCGGTGCTCATGCAGCGCATGCGGGAAGAGAAGGACTTCGATCTCATCGAACCGGTGTTCTTCACCACCTCCAACCCCGGCGGCCGGGGGCCGGAGGTGGGCCGGGAGGTGCCGCCCCTGAAGGATGCCTACAATCTCGATGAGCTCAAGGCGATGCAGGTCATCGTCACCTGTCAGGGCGGGGACTACACCAAGGACGTGTATCCCCGCCTGCGCGCCGCGGGCTGGCAGGGCTACTGGATCGACGCCGCCTCCACCCTGCGCATGGAGGAGGATGCGGTGATCATCCTCGATCCGGTCAACCGCCGGGTGATCGATGCCGCCCTCGCCCGGGGCGTGAAGACCTACGTCGGCGGCAACTGCACCGTCTCCCTCATGCTGATGGCCCTTGGCGGCCTCTTCGAGCAGGGGCTTGTGGAGTGGATCAGCCCCATGACCTACCAGGCCGCTTCCGGGGCCGGCGCGCGCAACATGCGCGAGCTTTTGCAGCAGATGGGGGCCATCCACGCCGAGGTGAAGGACTTGCTGGACGACCCGGCCTCCGCCATCCTGGAGATCGACCGCAAGGTGGCGGATTTCCTCCGCTCCGACCGCTTTCCCCTCGATGCCTGGCCGGTGCCCCTGGCCGGTTCCCTCATCCCCTGGATCGACGCCCAGCTTGCCAGTGGGCAGAGCCGGGAGGAGTGGAAAGCCCAGGTGGAATGCAACAAGATCCTGGGGCGCAGCGACAACCCCATTCCCATCGACGGCCTGTGTGTGCGCATCGGCGCCATGCGCTGCCACAGCCAGGCGCTCACCATCAAGCTGACGCGGGACGTGCCCCTTGCCGACATCCACGACATCCTCGCCGCCCACAACCCCTGGGTGAAGGTGGTGCCCAACGAGCGGGAAATCACCATGCGGGAACTGACCCCCGCTGCCGTCACCGGCACACTGACGGTGCCGGTGGGGCGCCTGCGCAAGCTCAACATGGGGCCGCAATACCTTTCCGCCTTCACGGTGGGCGATCAGCTCCTGTGGGGGGCGGCGGAACCCTTGCGCCGCATGCTGCGCATCCTGCTCGAGCGGCAGTAG
- the truA gene encoding tRNA pseudouridine(38-40) synthase TruA has translation MTASPQRIAIGVEYDGSRFCGWQTQPTGCAVQDVLAEAVGRIAGHPVRLVAAGRTDSGVHAVAQVVHFDTHALRPATAWVRGVNALLPPSVSVLWASPVDGRFHARFSARARRYRYLLLNRPTRPGLLAGRVGWCHAPLDVEAMRSGAALLVGEHDFSAFRAAECQAKSPVRHLMRLEVTRQGELVVLDFVANAFLHHMVRNIVGCLVYVGRGKYPPGWIAELLAGRDRTHAAPTYAADGLYFTGADYGPEWGLPPSPEPALPLPG, from the coding sequence ATGACGGCCAGCCCGCAGCGCATCGCCATCGGCGTGGAATACGATGGCAGCCGCTTCTGCGGCTGGCAGACCCAGCCCACCGGCTGCGCCGTGCAGGATGTGCTGGCGGAGGCCGTGGGGCGCATCGCAGGCCATCCGGTGCGGCTGGTGGCGGCGGGTCGGACCGATAGCGGGGTGCATGCGGTGGCCCAGGTGGTGCATTTCGACACCCACGCCCTGCGGCCGGCCACCGCCTGGGTGCGGGGCGTGAACGCGCTCCTGCCCCCCAGTGTGAGTGTGCTGTGGGCAAGCCCGGTGGATGGCCGCTTCCACGCCCGCTTTTCCGCGCGTGCCCGGCGTTACCGTTATCTGCTCCTCAACCGGCCGACCCGGCCCGGTTTGCTGGCCGGCCGCGTCGGCTGGTGCCATGCACCGCTGGATGTGGAGGCCATGCGTAGCGGGGCGGCGCTCCTTGTGGGGGAGCACGATTTCAGCGCCTTCCGTGCCGCCGAATGCCAGGCGAAAAGCCCGGTGCGCCACCTCATGCGGCTGGAGGTCACGCGGCAGGGAGAATTGGTGGTCCTGGACTTCGTCGCCAATGCTTTCCTGCACCACATGGTGCGCAACATCGTCGGTTGTCTGGTTTACGTGGGCAGGGGAAAATATCCCCCCGGCTGGATCGCGGAGCTTTTGGCCGGGCGCGACCGCACCCATGCCGCGCCCACCTACGCCGCCGATGGCCTCTATTTCACCGGCGCCGATTACGGGCCGGAGTGGGGCCTGCCGCCAAGCCCTGAACCTGCGCTGCCCCTGCCCGGCTGA
- a CDS encoding aspartate-semialdehyde dehydrogenase has protein sequence MKYDVCVVGPRTLLGETLLEILEERAFPVGALHLLDSGEEVGETVTFAGRDHTVREVADFDFAAAPLVFFCGGPAQTLEQVPRANRAGCRIIDASGALAEDPEVPLVVPEVNPDALHQGRLFASPSAAAVLAAATLKPLVDPFGLTVVRLVSLEPVSGTGRAAVEELARQSMALFNQTTVQAEVYPKQIAFNLLPQIGAPDDSGYSSAERTLIAQLKRLLGLPGVSLEATCVRVPVFFGQALVVQADTQRPVSREAVQRLFDVAPGVVLYDRPEAGGWPTPVMEAATNDPIFIGRVRASAENAKGITFWAVVDNMRKGGALNCVQIAEKLIGNSR, from the coding sequence ATGAAATACGACGTCTGCGTGGTGGGACCCCGCACCCTCCTGGGGGAAACCCTGCTGGAAATCCTGGAGGAGCGCGCCTTCCCGGTGGGGGCGCTCCATCTTCTCGATAGCGGCGAGGAAGTGGGGGAGACCGTAACCTTCGCCGGCCGTGACCACACGGTGCGCGAGGTGGCCGATTTCGACTTCGCGGCAGCGCCCCTGGTTTTCTTCTGCGGCGGGCCGGCGCAAACCTTGGAGCAGGTACCGCGGGCAAACCGCGCCGGCTGCCGCATCATCGATGCAAGCGGCGCCCTGGCGGAGGATCCCGAGGTGCCGCTGGTGGTGCCCGAGGTGAACCCCGACGCCCTCCATCAGGGCCGCCTCTTCGCCAGCCCCAGCGCCGCGGCGGTGCTCGCGGCCGCCACCCTCAAGCCCCTCGTCGATCCCTTCGGCTTGACAGTGGTCCGGCTGGTGAGCCTGGAGCCGGTTTCCGGAACCGGACGCGCCGCGGTGGAGGAGCTCGCCCGCCAGTCCATGGCGCTTTTCAATCAGACGACCGTGCAGGCCGAGGTGTATCCGAAACAGATCGCCTTCAATCTGCTGCCGCAGATCGGCGCGCCGGATGATTCCGGCTACAGCAGCGCGGAGCGCACCCTGATCGCGCAGCTCAAGCGTCTGCTCGGGCTGCCGGGCGTGAGCCTGGAGGCGACCTGCGTGCGTGTGCCGGTGTTTTTCGGCCAGGCTCTGGTGGTCCAGGCCGATACCCAACGACCCGTGAGCCGGGAGGCGGTTCAGCGTCTGTTCGACGTGGCCCCGGGTGTGGTGCTCTACGACCGGCCGGAGGCGGGTGGCTGGCCCACGCCGGTCATGGAGGCTGCCACCAACGACCCGATTTTCATCGGTCGGGTGCGCGCATCGGCGGAAAATGCTAAAGGAATCACCTTTTGGGCCGTAGTTGACAACATGCGCAAAGGCGGGGCGCTCAATTGCGTGCAGATTGCCGAAAAGTTAATCGGGAATTCCCGCTGA
- the trpA gene encoding tryptophan synthase subunit alpha, with amino-acid sequence MSRIARTFALLQQQERKALIPFITAGDPDPAATPALMHTLVRAGADIVELGVPFSDPMADGPIIQRSSERALAHGTSLTQVLELIADFRRTDPDTPVVLMGYANPIEAMGHARFVRRAQEAGVDGVLTVDYPPEEAAGFAALLTDAGIDPIFLLSPTSREERVQAVAQLARGFVYYVSLKGVTGATHLDLAEVRQKVTALRRVIDLPIGVGFGIRDGATARAVAEFADAVVIGSRIVQAMEGVPRDALEDRVAHLLREIRQAMDAPATVGA; translated from the coding sequence ATGTCCCGCATCGCCAGAACCTTCGCCTTGCTGCAGCAGCAGGAGCGCAAGGCGCTCATTCCCTTTATCACCGCCGGGGACCCCGATCCGGCCGCGACCCCGGCCCTCATGCACACGCTGGTGCGTGCCGGGGCGGATATCGTCGAGCTGGGCGTGCCCTTCTCCGATCCCATGGCGGACGGACCCATCATCCAGCGTTCGAGTGAACGGGCGCTCGCCCACGGCACGAGCCTCACACAGGTGCTGGAGCTTATCGCCGACTTCCGCCGCACGGACCCCGACACACCGGTGGTGCTGATGGGTTATGCCAATCCCATCGAGGCCATGGGGCATGCGCGGTTCGTGCGCCGGGCGCAGGAAGCGGGCGTGGATGGTGTGCTCACCGTGGATTATCCGCCGGAGGAGGCCGCCGGGTTCGCCGCGCTGCTCACCGACGCCGGCATCGATCCCATCTTCCTCCTGTCACCCACCAGCCGCGAGGAGCGGGTGCAGGCGGTGGCGCAGCTTGCCCGCGGTTTCGTCTATTACGTTTCCCTCAAAGGGGTGACCGGGGCGACCCATCTCGATCTTGCCGAGGTGCGGCAGAAGGTGACGGCGCTAAGACGGGTGATTGATCTGCCCATCGGCGTCGGTTTCGGCATCCGCGACGGGGCCACGGCGCGGGCGGTCGCGGAGTTTGCCGATGCCGTGGTGATCGGCAGCCGCATCGTGCAGGCGATGGAAGGCGTGCCCCGCGATGCCCTGGAGGATCGCGTGGCGCATCTTCTGCGGGAGATCCGCCAGGCGATGGATGCGCCGGCCACCGTTGGCGCCTGA
- the trpB gene encoding tryptophan synthase subunit beta translates to MYDLPDERGHFGPYGGIFVAETLMEALQELKEAYERYRFDPDFQAEFTRDLKHYVGRATPIYYAQRLSDHLGGARIFLKREDLNHTGAHKINNTVGQALLAKRMGKRRVIAETGAGQHGVATATVAARMGMECVVYMGAEDVKRQAPNVFRMKMLGATVVPVESGSRTLKDALNEAMRDWVTHVDTTFYIIGTVAGPHPYPMMVRDFQAVIGHEAHAQMQALIGRQPDAVIACVGGGSNAMGIFYRYIAEENVRLIGVEAGGLGLDTGRHAAPLSAGRPGVLHGNRTYLMQDANGQIMETHSISAGLDYPGVGPEHAWLKDSGRAEYVTVTDQEALAAFHDLCRFEGIIPALESSHALAHAMKIAPTMDRDAVLLVNLSGRGDKDLNTVAALSGISL, encoded by the coding sequence ATGTATGACCTGCCGGACGAACGGGGTCATTTCGGGCCTTACGGTGGCATTTTCGTCGCCGAGACCTTGATGGAGGCGCTGCAGGAGCTCAAGGAGGCCTACGAGCGCTACCGTTTCGACCCCGACTTCCAAGCCGAATTCACCCGCGATCTCAAGCACTACGTGGGCCGGGCCACGCCCATCTACTACGCCCAGCGCCTGAGCGATCACCTGGGTGGCGCGCGCATTTTCCTCAAGCGGGAAGACCTCAACCACACCGGAGCGCACAAGATCAACAACACCGTCGGCCAGGCGCTGCTCGCCAAGCGTATGGGCAAGCGGCGGGTGATCGCCGAGACCGGCGCCGGCCAGCACGGCGTGGCTACCGCCACGGTGGCGGCGCGAATGGGGATGGAATGTGTGGTGTACATGGGGGCGGAGGACGTCAAGCGGCAGGCGCCCAACGTGTTTCGTATGAAAATGCTGGGTGCCACGGTGGTGCCGGTGGAATCCGGTTCCCGCACCCTGAAGGATGCCCTCAACGAGGCCATGCGGGATTGGGTGACCCATGTGGATACCACCTTCTACATCATCGGCACCGTGGCCGGGCCCCATCCCTATCCCATGATGGTACGGGACTTCCAGGCGGTGATCGGCCATGAGGCCCATGCCCAGATGCAGGCGCTCATCGGCCGCCAGCCGGACGCGGTGATTGCCTGCGTGGGCGGCGGCTCCAATGCCATGGGCATTTTCTACCGCTACATTGCCGAAGAAAACGTGCGCCTCATCGGTGTGGAGGCCGGTGGCCTGGGTCTCGACACCGGCCGCCACGCGGCGCCCCTTTCCGCGGGCCGGCCGGGGGTACTCCATGGCAACCGCACCTATCTCATGCAGGATGCCAATGGGCAGATCATGGAAACCCATTCCATTTCGGCGGGGCTCGACTACCCCGGCGTGGGGCCGGAACATGCCTGGCTCAAGGACAGCGGCCGCGCCGAATACGTCACCGTCACCGATCAGGAGGCGCTTGCCGCCTTCCACGACCTCTGCCGTTTCGAAGGCATCATCCCGGCCCTGGAATCCAGCCACGCCCTGGCCCATGCCATGAAAATCGCGCCCACCATGGACCGCGACGCGGTGCTGCTCGTCAATCTCTCCGGCCGCGGCGACAAGGACCTCAATACCGTCGCCGCCCTCTCCGGTATCAGCCTTTGA
- the leuD gene encoding 3-isopropylmalate dehydratase small subunit — protein sequence MEPFTRLVGLVAPLDRANVDTDAIIPKQFLKSIRRTGFGPNLFDEWRYLDHGEPGMDNSKRPLNPDFVLNKPRYQGAQILLARENFGCGSSREHAPWALLDYGFRAIIAPSFADIFYNNCFKNGLLPIVLDAAVVDRLFRETEANEGYRLTIDLAAQTVTTPSGEVLHFEVDEFRKYCLLNGLDDIGLTLRHVDKIRAYEERRKKEAPWLFD from the coding sequence GTGGAACCCTTCACCCGACTCGTGGGGCTGGTGGCGCCGCTCGATCGCGCCAATGTGGACACCGACGCCATCATTCCCAAACAGTTCCTCAAGTCGATCCGGCGCACCGGCTTCGGTCCCAATCTGTTCGACGAGTGGCGATATCTGGATCATGGCGAACCGGGAATGGACAATTCCAAACGGCCGCTCAATCCGGATTTCGTCCTCAACAAGCCGCGCTACCAGGGCGCGCAGATTCTGCTCGCGCGGGAGAATTTCGGCTGCGGTTCCAGCCGCGAGCATGCCCCCTGGGCGCTGCTCGACTATGGCTTTCGTGCCATCATCGCGCCCAGCTTTGCCGATATCTTCTACAACAACTGTTTCAAAAACGGCCTGCTGCCCATTGTGCTGGATGCGGCGGTGGTGGATCGGCTCTTCCGCGAGACGGAGGCCAATGAGGGCTACCGGCTCACCATCGACCTCGCCGCGCAGACGGTGACTACGCCCTCCGGTGAGGTCTTGCACTTCGAAGTGGACGAGTTCCGCAAATACTGTCTGCTAAACGGCCTGGACGACATCGGGCTGACGCTGCGGCACGTGGACAAAATCCGCGCCTACGAGGAAAGGCGGAAGAAGGAAGCGCCGTGGTTGTTCGATTGA
- a CDS encoding phosphoribosylanthranilate isomerase, translating into MPVRVKICGVTRVEDALAAAHAGADAIGLVFYEKSPRHVSLEAARAILARLPPFVTSVGLFVDAAPEAVRAVLAALPLDLLQFHGEEPPEYCRAFGRPYIKAVRVRPGVDLVEWAARFADSRGLLLDAYVEGTPGGTGRVFDWSLIPRDLPLPIVLSGGLAADNVEEAIRRVRPWAVDVSSGVEAAKGIKDAARIAAFMRGVRNADV; encoded by the coding sequence ATGCCCGTACGCGTCAAAATCTGCGGCGTAACCCGCGTCGAGGATGCCTTGGCGGCCGCCCACGCCGGCGCCGACGCCATCGGCCTCGTCTTCTATGAAAAAAGCCCGCGTCACGTGAGCCTGGAGGCGGCGCGGGCCATTCTTGCCCGCCTTCCCCCCTTTGTCACCAGTGTGGGGCTGTTCGTCGATGCCGCCCCGGAAGCGGTGCGGGCCGTGCTGGCCGCGCTGCCCCTCGATCTTTTGCAATTCCATGGCGAAGAGCCGCCGGAGTACTGCCGCGCCTTCGGCCGGCCCTACATCAAGGCGGTGCGGGTGCGGCCGGGGGTCGATCTGGTAGAATGGGCGGCCCGCTTCGCCGACAGCCGGGGGCTTCTGCTGGATGCCTACGTCGAGGGCACCCCGGGGGGGACCGGGCGCGTTTTCGACTGGTCCCTGATCCCCCGGGATCTGCCCCTGCCCATCGTGCTTTCCGGGGGACTTGCCGCCGACAACGTGGAGGAGGCTATCCGCCGCGTGCGGCCCTGGGCGGTGGATGTATCGAGCGGCGTGGAGGCGGCGAAGGGAATCAAGGACGCGGCCAGGATCGCTGCGTTCATGCGAGGAGTGCGCAATGCAGATGTATGA